One Longimicrobiaceae bacterium genomic window carries:
- the tuf gene encoding elongation factor Tu (EF-Tu; promotes GTP-dependent binding of aminoacyl-tRNA to the A-site of ribosomes during protein biosynthesis; when the tRNA anticodon matches the mRNA codon, GTP hydrolysis results; the inactive EF-Tu-GDP leaves the ribosome and release of GDP is promoted by elongation factor Ts; many prokaryotes have two copies of the gene encoding EF-Tu), with translation KTITPHTKFKAEVYVLTKEEGGRHTPFFNGYRPQFYFRTTDVTGTANLPEGVEMVMPGDNVQMSVELITPIAMEKELRFAIREGGRTVGAGVVTEIVE, from the coding sequence AAGACCATCACGCCGCACACGAAGTTCAAGGCCGAGGTCTACGTGCTGACGAAGGAAGAGGGGGGGCGGCACACGCCGTTCTTCAACGGCTACCGGCCGCAGTTCTACTTCCGCACGACGGACGTGACGGGGACGGCCAACCTGCCCGAGGGGGTGGAGATGGTCATGCCGGGCGACAACGTGCAGATGAGCGTGGAGCTGATCACGCCCATCGCCATGGAGAAGGAGCTGCGCTTCGCCATCCGCGAGGGCGGCCGCACCGTCGGCGCCGGCGTCGTCACCGAGATCGTCGAGTAA
- the rpmG gene encoding 50S ribosomal protein L33, whose translation MRDKIILACTECKERNYHKTKNKRLHPERVEYAKYCPRCNKHQPHKETK comes from the coding sequence ATGCGCGACAAGATCATCCTCGCCTGCACCGAGTGCAAGGAGAGGAACTACCACAAGACGAAGAACAAGCGGCTCCACCCGGAGCGCGTGGAGTACGCGAAGTACTGCCCGCGGTGCAACAAGCACCAGCCGCACAAGGAAACCAAGTAG
- the secE gene encoding preprotein translocase subunit SecE: protein MAETTRTSAVDFFGEVRDEIKKVTWPDREQLRESTVVIVIFVAIVAATIFVMDWLARIGLELIASLVGG, encoded by the coding sequence ATGGCTGAGACGACCCGCACCAGCGCCGTCGACTTCTTCGGAGAGGTCCGCGACGAGATCAAGAAGGTGACCTGGCCCGACCGGGAGCAGCTCCGGGAGTCCACGGTCGTCATCGTCATCTTCGTCGCGATCGTCGCGGCCACCATCTTCGTGATGGACTGGCTCGCACGCATCGGGCTCGAGCTGATCGCATCGCTGGTCGGAGGCTGA
- the nusG gene encoding transcription termination/antitermination protein NusG has translation MGEAKWYAIQTYSGHENKVQRLIQRRIDEEQGEPEEKQIQEVLVPTQEAVEIRNGKRVNVTRRLYPGYVLVKMVYNQRNAHLVNSIQGVLKFLGTGAEPQPLGEEELAKILGQETETAAVAEDVAEPIPFTSGQVVEVIEGPFNDFSGTVQEVYPDKGKVKVEVSLFGRPTSIELDYTQLKGY, from the coding sequence ATGGGCGAGGCGAAGTGGTACGCGATCCAGACGTACTCCGGGCATGAGAACAAGGTCCAGCGGCTGATCCAGCGCCGGATCGACGAGGAGCAGGGCGAGCCCGAGGAGAAGCAGATCCAGGAGGTGCTCGTCCCCACCCAGGAGGCCGTCGAGATCCGGAACGGGAAGCGGGTGAACGTCACCCGCCGCCTCTACCCCGGGTACGTGCTGGTGAAGATGGTGTACAACCAGCGCAACGCGCACCTGGTGAACAGCATCCAGGGGGTGCTCAAGTTCCTCGGAACCGGCGCCGAGCCGCAGCCCCTGGGCGAGGAAGAGCTCGCCAAGATCCTGGGGCAGGAGACGGAGACGGCGGCGGTCGCGGAGGACGTGGCCGAGCCGATCCCCTTCACCTCGGGTCAGGTCGTCGAGGTCATCGAGGGACCGTTCAACGACTTCAGCGGGACGGTGCAGGAGGTCTACCCCGACAAGGGGAAGGTCAAGGTCGAGGTGTCGCTCTTCGGCCGCCCCACCAGCATCGAGCTGGACTACACGCAGCTAAAGGGTTACTGA
- the rplK gene encoding 50S ribosomal protein L11, with protein sequence MAKKVTGFIKLQVPAGAANPAPPVGPALGQHGVNIMEFCKQFNARTQGQPGMIIPVEITVYADRSFTFITKTPPAAVLLKKAAGLQSGSATSNRTKVGTVTRDQVRQIAETKMPDLNAVDVEGAMRQIAGTARSMGIEITD encoded by the coding sequence ATGGCGAAGAAAGTCACCGGATTCATCAAGCTCCAGGTTCCCGCCGGGGCCGCCAACCCCGCGCCGCCCGTCGGGCCCGCGCTGGGTCAGCACGGCGTGAACATCATGGAGTTCTGCAAGCAGTTCAACGCGCGGACCCAGGGTCAGCCCGGGATGATCATCCCGGTCGAGATCACGGTGTACGCCGACCGCTCCTTCACCTTCATCACCAAGACCCCGCCCGCGGCGGTCCTGCTGAAGAAGGCGGCGGGGCTCCAGAGCGGCTCCGCGACGTCCAACCGGACCAAGGTCGGCACGGTGACCCGCGACCAGGTCCGGCAGATCGCCGAGACCAAGATGCCCGACCTGAACGCGGTCGACGTCGAGGGCGCGATGCGGCAGATCGCCGGCACCGCGCGCTCCATGGGGATCGAGATCACGGACTGA
- the rplA gene encoding 50S ribosomal protein L1, which yields MPKHGKKFREAQTRVPDGSTFEPGQAVILVKDLSFAKFDETVEVAVRLGVDPRHADQIVRGAVVLPHGTGKTARVLVIAQGDKAREAEEAGADFIGTEYVQKIKDGWLDFDVVVATPDVMGQVGQLGRILGPRGLMPTPKAGTVTFDVARAVREIKAGKIEFRVDRTGNVHAPIGRVSFQPEQLEENLAAFMDTVIRAKPSAAKGQYVRSVTVSSTMGPGVAVDSNLYRRG from the coding sequence ATGCCTAAGCACGGAAAGAAGTTCCGCGAGGCACAGACCCGCGTTCCCGATGGGTCGACGTTCGAGCCCGGCCAGGCCGTCATCCTGGTGAAGGACCTGTCCTTCGCCAAGTTCGACGAAACGGTCGAGGTCGCCGTCCGCCTGGGCGTCGATCCGCGTCACGCGGACCAGATCGTCCGCGGGGCCGTCGTCCTGCCCCACGGCACCGGGAAGACCGCCCGCGTGCTCGTGATCGCGCAGGGCGACAAGGCGCGGGAAGCGGAGGAAGCGGGCGCCGACTTCATCGGCACCGAGTATGTGCAGAAGATCAAGGACGGGTGGCTCGACTTCGACGTGGTGGTCGCCACGCCGGACGTCATGGGCCAGGTCGGACAGCTCGGGCGGATCCTGGGTCCGCGCGGCCTGATGCCGACGCCCAAGGCCGGCACGGTGACCTTCGACGTCGCCCGCGCCGTTCGCGAGATCAAGGCGGGTAAGATCGAGTTCCGCGTGGACCGCACGGGGAACGTCCATGCGCCGATCGGCCGGGTCTCGTTCCAGCCCGAGCAGCTGGAGGAGAACCTGGCGGCGTTCATGGACACCGTGATCCGCGCGAAGCCGAGCGCCGCCAAGGGACAGTACGTCCGGAGCGTGACGGTGTCCAGCACCATGGGACCCGGGGTGGCGGTCGATTCCAACCTCTACCGGCGGGGCTGA
- the rplJ gene encoding 50S ribosomal protein L10, which translates to MKKELKTAVIEDLNQRLDGASAFYLTDFTGMNVKQITEFRSRLRKQGVEYVVVKNTLAQRALTGMELPDIAGFFSGPTGLVIGREDAVGAAKVLTDFAKEFGDRPAIKVGVVDGKAFDADQVRKLAAMPPREVLLAQIAGGLQAPMARLAGGMSQLLAGFARAVDALRQQREGAGS; encoded by the coding sequence ATGAAGAAGGAACTCAAGACAGCCGTCATCGAAGACCTCAACCAGAGGCTCGACGGGGCGAGCGCGTTCTACCTGACGGACTTCACGGGGATGAACGTGAAGCAGATCACCGAGTTCCGCTCCCGCCTGCGCAAGCAGGGGGTGGAGTACGTGGTGGTCAAGAACACGCTGGCCCAGCGGGCGCTGACCGGGATGGAGCTCCCGGACATCGCGGGCTTCTTCAGCGGGCCCACCGGCCTGGTGATCGGCCGCGAGGACGCCGTGGGCGCCGCCAAGGTCCTGACCGACTTCGCAAAGGAGTTCGGCGACCGGCCCGCCATCAAGGTGGGAGTGGTGGATGGCAAGGCCTTCGACGCCGACCAGGTGCGGAAGCTTGCCGCCATGCCGCCGCGGGAAGTCCTCCTCGCGCAGATCGCGGGCGGGCTCCAGGCGCCGATGGCGCGCCTGGCCGGCGGGATGAGCCAGCTGCTCGCGGGGTTCGCGCGGGCGGTGGATGCGCTTCGCCAGCAGCGCGAGGGCGCTGGATCGTAA
- the rplL gene encoding 50S ribosomal protein L7/L12 — translation MATTLSRDELLDAISNMTVLELSEFVKAFEEKFGVTAAAPVAAAAPAAGGGAAAPAAEEQTEFDVVLVGAGEKKIQVIKVVRELTGLGLKEAKDLVDGAPKTVKEGVSKDDAAAMKAKLEEQGAAVELK, via the coding sequence ATGGCGACCACGCTTTCCCGTGACGAGCTTCTCGACGCGATCAGCAACATGACCGTCCTCGAGCTCTCCGAGTTCGTGAAGGCCTTCGAGGAGAAGTTCGGTGTGACCGCGGCGGCCCCGGTGGCCGCTGCCGCGCCCGCCGCCGGTGGTGGCGCCGCCGCCCCCGCCGCCGAGGAGCAGACCGAGTTCGACGTCGTGCTCGTCGGTGCCGGCGAGAAGAAGATCCAGGTCATCAAGGTGGTGCGCGAGCTCACCGGCCTGGGCCTCAAGGAGGCCAAGGACCTGGTGGACGGCGCCCCCAAGACGGTCAAGGAGGGCGTGTCCAAGGACGACGCCGCGGCGATGAAGGCCAAGCTCGAGGAGCAGGGCGCCGCCGTCGAGCTGAAGTAG